In Panulirus ornatus isolate Po-2019 chromosome 2, ASM3632096v1, whole genome shotgun sequence, the DNA window TGTGTCACTGTTGGTAAACTGTTTCTGACACTATGGGTCCTCAGATGACAAACTTATTTCTGTCACTTCTAATTAGGCATGATCACCCTTTATATTCTCCTTGAAATACCATTTGTGGCACTTTGGGAGAGATTTTTAGTAATTTTTGAAATTATTCATTATACTGAGTTGTATAAAAAATATGTCAAGGGATAGAGGGGATTGTGTGCTGACCAGAATTGGGACATTGGTCATTGTTTAATGTATCAAGATTGTGATTCAAATGATTTTTTGTATCATCTGAAATGATTTTGGTCAAATATATTATATGCTGATGTTAGTGAATGATTAATCTTACTGCTGGTTTTTTAACATGTGCCCAGGATGGTGACAAGTTTTGGAGGATGCCAGAGTGCTACATTCGAGGTTCTACCATCAAATATTTACGATTGCCAGATGAGGTAATTGATCTTGTAAAGGAAGAAGTTGTTGCTCGCGGACGTGGTCGTGGTGAGAGCAGAGGTCGTGGTGGGCCTGGCCGTGGTCGTGGTGGACCTGGCAGAGGTGAGTTTGGGTTAATTGTATTTAAGTGGTGTTTATTCCATACTGTTTCATGTCGCTAAGTATGAAAATCAATGTACAGATTCTAATGGActaaaggcaaatatatataacaacagaAAAATTATAAATTTTGAACTGTATTGGGGATCCAGAGACAAAAATTACTCAAGCTTGTTTTCGTACAAGCTTCCCATATGTAAATGGAATCATATTCCCCATTTCATAAATCTTTTTATAATTGTTATGTACTTGCCTTGTCTCTTTAACAGTAAAATACAAAACTTTTTTATGATATGACTGGAATATGAACATTGCATTTTCCCTCATATGAGGTCATTAGTCTTGACCTGAACTAAAAAGTGCTTATATACATTCCTGGTTGGCACAAACCCAGTAACATGCATGATAATCACTGCCTCATTGCTGTGGATAATAATCACTCTATATTACTTGtttttccttcccccttcttttttcttGGCCTTAAGCAAAAAATGATGCAGTTAATGGCCACAGAAATAACAAACATGATTTACAAAGTGAATACCAGTCGGATAGATAAATAAGTACAAGAGTACTGTTGTATTAGGTTGATCTGTTGTGAGGAGGAAAAGGATATGGAAGAAATGGTCATGTATCTATATAATTCTCATGAGATTAGTGGTAGTTAAAAACAAAAATTGGAAGATGGAGCTCGGGAGAAGACCTTAGGTCCAGTATTTATCGGTATGCAGAGACAAGATTTTAGAAATGTCTTAAGTTAGAGATTGTGTTAGCCATACTTTAGAAGCTGAAATTAGTAAATTTTAATAGCATTCTTCATATTTACTatttaacatttttcttttttcttaataggTGGTTTTGGAGGCCGTGGTCGAGGTGGACCACCaggtggtggtcgtgggggcCCTGGGCGCGGTGGCATGAAGAAAAAAGAGGGTTATAAATAGCCCTTTACATTTagatatatctcttttttcatttttgttgaaTTATGAATGCAGGCTGTTCCAGTGAGATTGCTTGAAATAAAATTATAAA includes these proteins:
- the LOC139754589 gene encoding U6 snRNA-associated Sm-like protein LSm4 isoform X2, with the protein product MLPLSLLKTAQNHPMLVELKNGETYNGNLVSCDNWMNINLKDVICTSRDGDKFWRMPECYIRGSTIKYLRLPDEVIDLVKEEVVARGRGRGESRGRGGPGRGRGGPGRGGFGGRGRGGPPGGGRGGPGRGGMKKKEGYK